A window of the Bacteroides thetaiotaomicron VPI-5482 genome harbors these coding sequences:
- a CDS encoding aldose epimerase family protein codes for MKKHFLIAGIAALMLAACNNKPASELTLSGLDPAKFQTEVNNAQTALYTLKNKAGMEVCITNFGGRIVSIMVPDKNGKMQDVVLGFDSIADYINVPSDFGASIGRYANRINQGRFVLDGDTIQLPQNNFGHCLHGGPKGWQYQVYEANLIDPTTLELTLISPDGDANFPGNVTAKVTYQLTDDNAIDIKYSATTDKKTIINMTNHSYFNLAGDPSKTSTDNIMYVNADYYTPVDSTFMTTGEIAPVKDTPMDFTTPKAVGKDINNYDFVQLKNGNGYDHNWVLNTKGDISQVAARLTSPETGITLEVYTNEPGIQVYTGNFLDGTVSGKKGIVYNQRASVCLETQHYPDSPNKADWPSVVLEPGQTYNSECIFKFSTEK; via the coding sequence ATGAAAAAACATTTTCTAATTGCAGGAATTGCCGCGCTGATGCTTGCCGCGTGCAATAACAAGCCGGCTTCCGAGCTGACTTTATCCGGTCTTGACCCGGCAAAATTTCAAACAGAAGTGAACAATGCCCAAACAGCTCTTTATACCTTAAAGAATAAGGCGGGTATGGAAGTATGCATCACTAACTTCGGCGGACGCATCGTGTCCATCATGGTGCCCGACAAGAACGGCAAGATGCAGGATGTAGTTTTAGGTTTTGACAGCATTGCTGATTATATTAATGTACCCAGTGATTTCGGTGCTTCTATCGGCCGTTACGCCAACCGCATCAACCAAGGGCGTTTTGTACTGGACGGAGATACCATCCAACTGCCGCAAAACAACTTCGGCCACTGCCTGCACGGAGGCCCGAAAGGATGGCAATACCAAGTATACGAAGCCAACCTTATCGATCCGACAACACTGGAACTGACTCTTATCTCTCCGGACGGTGACGCGAATTTCCCCGGAAATGTGACTGCTAAAGTAACCTATCAACTGACAGATGACAACGCCATCGACATCAAGTACAGCGCTACTACCGACAAAAAGACAATCATCAACATGACCAACCACTCTTACTTCAATCTGGCTGGTGATCCATCAAAAACATCGACAGACAACATCATGTATGTAAATGCAGATTACTATACTCCGGTAGACAGCACCTTCATGACAACCGGCGAAATCGCTCCGGTCAAAGATACTCCGATGGACTTCACTACTCCGAAAGCGGTAGGCAAAGATATCAACAACTACGACTTCGTCCAACTCAAGAACGGCAACGGATATGATCACAACTGGGTGCTCAACACCAAAGGTGACATCTCGCAGGTAGCTGCCAGACTGACGTCTCCCGAAACCGGAATCACATTGGAAGTATATACCAACGAACCGGGTATTCAGGTATACACAGGTAACTTCCTCGACGGAACCGTAAGCGGAAAGAAAGGCATCGTTTACAACCAACGTGCTTCTGTCTGCCTCGAAACACAACACTACCCCGACAGCCCCAACAAAGCCGACTGGCCGTCCGTTGTGCTGGAACCGGGACAAACGTACAACAGCGAATGTATCTTTAAATTCTCGACAGAGAAATAA
- a CDS encoding IS3 family transposase — MVSLCKLFGVTKQAFYKYVDHSTDSSARERFVLEFVKRVRSKDPGIGGMKLWLMYRNEFGTSQAFVGRDCFCAILSKYKLTIRKRFRAPRTTDSSHHLPQYPDLTRTLLLEHPDQLWVSDITYITIWLPDGSYVFCYLSLVTDAYTKEIIGYCVGDTLGSCYTVEALEMAVRRIAAKEIKGLIHHSDRGVQYASADYIAILRHNGILPSMTEDGNPKDNAIAERVNGIIKNELLQGMRFSSIQEVRKAVATAVHFYNNERPHMSLDMLTPVQAGEMQGPIRKRWISYREKYLNVALA; from the coding sequence GTGGTCTCTCTTTGCAAATTGTTTGGTGTAACAAAGCAAGCCTTTTATAAGTATGTTGACCATAGTACGGATAGTTCGGCCCGTGAACGTTTTGTTCTTGAGTTTGTCAAACGTGTGCGTTCAAAGGACCCTGGTATTGGGGGGATGAAACTTTGGCTGATGTACCGTAATGAGTTCGGCACCAGCCAGGCCTTTGTTGGGCGTGACTGTTTCTGTGCTATATTGTCCAAGTATAAGCTGACAATACGCAAACGTTTTCGGGCTCCACGTACGACAGACTCCTCTCATCACTTGCCACAGTATCCTGATTTAACCAGGACATTGCTATTAGAACATCCTGATCAGCTGTGGGTTAGTGATATCACTTACATTACCATATGGTTGCCTGACGGCAGTTATGTGTTCTGCTACCTGTCTCTGGTGACAGACGCCTATACGAAGGAGATCATTGGGTATTGCGTAGGTGATACTCTGGGAAGCTGTTACACAGTGGAAGCTCTGGAAATGGCAGTCAGACGCATAGCTGCAAAGGAGATTAAGGGTTTGATCCATCACTCCGACCGAGGCGTACAATATGCCAGTGCGGATTATATTGCCATATTACGACATAACGGGATTCTTCCCAGCATGACAGAGGATGGCAATCCCAAGGACAATGCCATAGCTGAGCGTGTGAATGGCATTATAAAGAATGAATTGCTGCAAGGAATGCGCTTTAGTTCAATACAGGAAGTCAGAAAAGCTGTAGCAACAGCCGTTCACTTCTATAACAACGAAAGGCCTCATATGAGCTTGGATATGCTTACCCCGGTACAGGCAGGAGAAATGCAAGGACCTATCAGGAAAAGATGGATAAGCTACAGAGAAAAGTATCTGAATGTAGCACTTGCTTAA
- a CDS encoding arabinan endo-1,5-alpha-L-arabinosidase — protein sequence MKYLKTIYLLLCCTLALAACSDDDENSASGALSITTPAYTNVGYNKATLSANISGTEGVNIVKRGFCYATASHPDIYDTTSEVRGSEISTTLTGLTPQTTYYVRAFVTLYNEEPRYSEETSFTTPAETLSDELAAYEAPTYVDDYTSFSAWSNRYDWNLANVHDPTVMKTDDGYYYMYQTDASYGNAHSGNGHFHARRSKDLVNWEYLGATMSETPPTWIKEKLNAYRQEMGLEPIDNPSYGYWAPVARKVSNGKYRMYYSIVITNYIQTGKPEIENNGNFDGSWTERAFIGLMETSDPASNIWEDKGFVVCSASDKGKTDYGRSSINDWEGYFKINAIDPTYIITENGEHWLIYGSWHSGIAALQVNPEDGKPLNALGNPWDITGEDNSGYGKIIATRGTSRWQASEGPEVIYRDGYYYLFLAYGSLSVEYNTRVCRSKNIDGPYVDIHGNSAMGSAQLYPILTAPYRFDNSYGWVGISHCGIFDDGAGNWFYTSQGRFPVNVGGNEYSNAIMMGHVRSIRWDANGWPLVMPERYGAVPQAPITENEIAGDWEHLALTTSTGTQRTSETMTYDLGTHKITSGSWKNATWTFDAATQTITTSAGVVLYLQREVDWEASPRTHTIVYAAQGNQKTYWGKKLQ from the coding sequence ATGAAATACTTAAAGACCATCTATCTTCTACTCTGTTGCACGCTCGCTCTGGCAGCGTGCAGCGACGACGATGAAAACTCCGCATCAGGAGCTTTAAGCATCACAACGCCGGCATATACGAATGTGGGGTATAACAAAGCAACCTTATCCGCCAATATCAGCGGAACGGAAGGAGTGAATATCGTCAAACGGGGATTCTGCTACGCCACGGCATCCCATCCGGACATTTATGACACGACCTCCGAAGTCAGAGGATCGGAAATCAGTACGACCCTGACCGGCCTGACTCCACAGACGACGTATTACGTAAGAGCCTTTGTCACCCTTTACAACGAAGAGCCCAGATACTCGGAGGAAACTTCTTTCACGACTCCCGCCGAGACACTGAGCGATGAACTGGCAGCGTACGAAGCACCCACGTATGTAGACGACTACACAAGTTTCTCAGCCTGGAGCAACCGTTATGACTGGAACCTTGCCAACGTACACGACCCTACGGTAATGAAAACCGATGACGGATATTACTATATGTATCAGACAGACGCTTCTTACGGCAACGCGCACAGCGGAAACGGACACTTCCACGCACGGCGTTCCAAAGACCTCGTAAACTGGGAGTACCTGGGAGCAACTATGAGTGAAACGCCCCCGACATGGATCAAAGAAAAGCTGAATGCCTACCGTCAGGAGATGGGACTGGAACCGATTGACAATCCGTCTTACGGATACTGGGCACCTGTTGCACGAAAAGTATCGAACGGAAAATACCGTATGTATTATTCCATCGTAATCACGAACTACATCCAAACCGGAAAACCGGAAATTGAGAACAACGGCAACTTTGACGGTTCATGGACCGAACGCGCGTTTATCGGACTGATGGAAACTTCCGATCCGGCAAGTAATATATGGGAAGACAAAGGATTCGTTGTCTGCTCTGCCAGCGATAAGGGAAAGACGGATTATGGGCGCAGCAGCATCAATGACTGGGAAGGGTATTTTAAAATCAATGCGATCGACCCTACTTATATAATAACGGAAAATGGCGAACACTGGCTGATCTATGGTTCATGGCACAGCGGTATCGCTGCCCTACAGGTAAATCCGGAAGACGGCAAACCGCTGAATGCTTTGGGAAATCCCTGGGACATCACAGGGGAAGACAATTCGGGTTATGGAAAGATAATCGCCACACGTGGCACCAGCCGCTGGCAGGCATCCGAAGGTCCCGAAGTGATCTATCGTGACGGTTATTACTATCTGTTCCTGGCTTACGGTTCACTGTCGGTAGAATATAATACACGTGTCTGCCGTTCTAAAAACATCGACGGCCCTTATGTAGACATACACGGAAATTCCGCTATGGGAAGCGCGCAACTATATCCGATACTGACTGCTCCTTACCGGTTCGACAACAGCTACGGCTGGGTAGGAATTTCCCATTGCGGCATCTTCGATGACGGAGCCGGCAACTGGTTCTATACTTCACAAGGACGTTTCCCTGTGAACGTAGGCGGCAATGAATACTCCAACGCCATCATGATGGGACATGTACGCAGCATCCGCTGGGATGCCAACGGCTGGCCTCTCGTTATGCCCGAACGTTACGGAGCCGTTCCGCAAGCGCCTATCACGGAAAATGAAATAGCCGGAGACTGGGAACATCTGGCATTGACCACCAGTACGGGCACCCAACGAACGTCCGAAACGATGACTTATGATCTCGGTACGCATAAGATAACTTCCGGCAGCTGGAAAAATGCTACATGGACATTTGATGCAGCGACTCAAACCATCACGACAAGCGCCGGAGTAGTACTCTATCTGCAACGTGAAGTCGACTGGGAAGCCAGTCCGCGGACACATACGATTGTGTATGCGGCCCAGGGTAATCAAAAGACATATTGGGGGAAGAAACTCCAATAA
- a CDS encoding RagB/SusD family nutrient uptake outer membrane protein, giving the protein MKRISTYIVTLVLALAGSSCSDYLDKEYDASLSEKKVFNNQNLTREFLANIYTNLPDGLAPLSDDQFTGASRDCMTDNAVTCWGLHYYTKIGSDGYTAGDHPLLGFWNTDLYGIRKCNMFLKNAKASVVGNTEKDGDDNRLYDRYCAEARLLRAIFHFDLICWFGAAPVIAEDESGEPIIFDLSDPSAMNMFRTPAAEALEWVADQCDQIKNQLPFRYSDEASNWGRVNGAAAYALKARALLYRASKLNNPDGNTAYWANAAQAAADFITQNNKQSYPYRLYNTGNPENDYYECFTTNPVYNNEIILARSVWNTNQVEKVFLPVGFTGSFSGNGRTNPTQNLVDAYEMSNGKRIDENGSTYDAANPYKDRDPRLAQTIFYQGMMWGRADKEERRAIDVRYNSDADKGVDYTSAMGGTYTGYYLKKFVNNISCKEPATYPHAWMIFRYGEILLNAAEAYNEAEGPAKAYSYINEVRARAGMPAYADMSQSELRERIRNERRIELAFEDHRFFDVRRWKLYDNVTSTGETGKPRYNQLLNLYGVKVTGNADTPSYTFGLAETVNSRTFVNPKSYYFPIPANEVKRAPNLGQNPGWDTGSASNE; this is encoded by the coding sequence ATGAAAAGAATATCAACTTATATAGTTACTCTGGTCCTCGCACTCGCAGGCAGTTCGTGCAGCGACTACCTCGACAAAGAGTACGATGCCTCCTTATCTGAAAAGAAAGTGTTCAATAACCAGAACCTGACACGCGAGTTCCTCGCCAACATCTACACGAATCTGCCGGACGGACTGGCGCCACTGTCGGACGACCAGTTCACAGGTGCTTCACGTGACTGTATGACGGATAATGCAGTGACCTGCTGGGGACTTCATTATTATACAAAGATCGGCAGCGACGGATACACCGCCGGCGACCATCCCCTGCTGGGCTTCTGGAACACCGACTTATACGGGATTCGGAAATGTAATATGTTTCTGAAGAACGCCAAGGCATCCGTAGTAGGAAATACGGAGAAAGACGGCGATGACAACCGCCTTTACGACCGTTACTGTGCAGAAGCCAGACTGCTTCGCGCTATCTTCCATTTCGACTTAATCTGCTGGTTCGGCGCTGCCCCTGTCATTGCGGAAGATGAATCCGGCGAACCGATCATCTTCGACTTGTCCGATCCTTCGGCAATGAACATGTTCCGTACTCCCGCTGCCGAAGCACTTGAATGGGTAGCCGACCAATGCGACCAGATCAAAAACCAGCTCCCTTTCCGCTACAGCGATGAAGCATCCAACTGGGGACGTGTCAACGGAGCCGCCGCTTATGCTTTAAAGGCAAGAGCCCTGCTCTACCGTGCTTCCAAACTGAACAATCCGGACGGCAACACCGCATACTGGGCGAATGCGGCGCAGGCAGCAGCCGACTTCATCACTCAGAATAACAAGCAAAGTTACCCTTACCGACTGTACAATACGGGAAATCCGGAGAATGACTATTACGAATGTTTCACGACCAATCCGGTATACAACAATGAAATTATCCTTGCACGCTCTGTATGGAATACCAATCAGGTAGAAAAAGTATTCCTGCCGGTAGGCTTTACCGGTTCTTTCTCCGGAAACGGACGTACCAACCCGACACAGAATCTGGTGGACGCTTACGAAATGAGCAACGGCAAACGGATCGATGAGAACGGCAGTACCTACGATGCCGCCAATCCGTATAAAGACCGTGACCCGCGTCTGGCACAAACCATCTTCTATCAAGGCATGATGTGGGGACGTGCCGACAAAGAAGAAAGACGTGCCATCGACGTACGCTACAACTCGGATGCGGACAAAGGAGTGGATTACACCTCAGCCATGGGAGGCACCTACACCGGATACTATCTGAAAAAGTTCGTGAATAACATTTCCTGCAAAGAACCGGCCACCTATCCTCACGCATGGATGATTTTCCGTTATGGCGAAATTCTGCTGAATGCCGCCGAAGCCTATAATGAAGCGGAAGGTCCTGCCAAGGCATACAGTTACATCAATGAGGTACGCGCCCGTGCCGGTATGCCGGCCTACGCAGATATGTCGCAAAGTGAACTCCGCGAACGTATCCGCAACGAGAGACGCATCGAACTGGCTTTCGAAGATCATCGTTTCTTCGATGTACGCCGCTGGAAACTATATGACAATGTAACCTCTACGGGAGAAACCGGAAAGCCCCGTTACAACCAGTTGCTGAATCTTTATGGAGTGAAGGTCACCGGCAACGCAGATACTCCCTCCTATACCTTCGGACTGGCAGAAACGGTCAATTCACGCACGTTTGTCAATCCCAAGAGTTACTATTTCCCGATACCTGCCAACGAAGTGAAACGGGCACCCAATCTGGGACAGAATCCGGGATGGGACACCGGAAGCGCTTCTAACGAATAA
- a CDS encoding SusC/RagA family TonB-linked outer membrane protein — protein sequence MNMQPMKLNNIQTGFKRILLTVATVFMLGNGWAQDAKVLKGRIVNAEGEPIAGAVVNVAEASRIALSDKDGFFTLKNVKPADELYVSSVGYLPATAIADFDENFKIVMDADLDEYAHTTPLPFNRKPKKFVTESTSIVTGEELEKHPVTVLQNAFTSTVTGVETYEAQSEPGWSETAMYIRGIRTMNASARSPLIIVDNVERDLSFLDAYPIESITILKDAAATAIYGMRGANGAVLVTTKRGETGKTKINFTQEVGFQTIAGIPESQNSYNYALSRNQARYLDGLSPEYSDEDLKYYRRVCNGEQLEGMAKYKYFNTNWHDTMLRDAAPQYRTNLSVSGGNARARYYVSFSYLRQEGLFDTKWTEWNEGYSTQEVLNRYNLRSNIDIDVNKFLNVSMDLGGRIDNISQPGIDVWNLFTWGAGENLPVYPVFCPNGEFFMPTSSDSKNGAAQIAGRGVEQNRRRNLYTTVTATGNLDALVPGLKAKMTFSFDSYETFQKVQQADVNVYYYNYMADVNDPSEYTYQRMRTYKALPNATTSPRDYYYNLNMNGGLAYEHTFGKHAVNAQAFIRTYQNVVRGQESSNRYLSYNAQATYVYNNRYILSGNISRMGSDNYADGERFGTFPGGSVGWVLSEESWLKNSFVNLLKLRASYGRAGQAVTGVSRYPYQGTFTEGGGYNFGTSQSYTEGVYESTAGNKNIKWEISDMANFGVDFDLWNKKIYGSVDFFKEWRSNILVSRSTVPGLFGVNAPQDSYGKAETKGFEITLGHSNRIGDFEYYIDGMLTFNTNKITEMDELTPDYAYQARTGNRIDQSQLLIWKQWASNPDLIPESYEDAVANPQKYPWNAAGKYKLGNAVFQDTNGDRKIDSYDKVPTGYTNIPELIPTIRLGFSWKGFDARAVLTAYLNRTVPCRENMDYGFGWGGTSTHEITNTWGYYTDDPTDPRNINAKYPRLSTSFSDLDRNYPYNESTIWVVNGDFLSLRNVEVGYSLPARLISKVNMTKCRLYFSGYNLCNWSHLPKGFDPENPTNYIWAYPKTRSFTFGVNIGF from the coding sequence ATGAATATGCAACCGATGAAATTAAATAACATACAGACAGGATTCAAAAGAATCCTGCTCACCGTAGCCACAGTTTTCATGCTGGGCAACGGATGGGCGCAAGATGCTAAAGTCCTGAAAGGACGAATCGTAAATGCAGAGGGTGAACCTATCGCAGGTGCGGTGGTCAACGTAGCGGAAGCAAGCCGCATCGCACTCTCGGACAAGGACGGTTTCTTCACTTTGAAGAATGTAAAACCTGCCGACGAGCTTTATGTAAGCAGCGTAGGTTATCTGCCGGCAACAGCCATTGCCGACTTTGATGAGAACTTCAAGATTGTCATGGATGCCGACCTGGATGAATATGCTCATACGACTCCGCTTCCTTTCAACCGCAAACCCAAGAAGTTTGTGACAGAGTCCACCTCCATCGTCACCGGAGAAGAACTGGAAAAACATCCGGTAACCGTTTTGCAGAATGCGTTTACCTCCACTGTCACCGGTGTAGAGACGTATGAGGCGCAATCCGAACCGGGATGGAGTGAAACAGCTATGTATATCCGTGGCATCCGTACCATGAATGCCAGTGCACGCAGTCCGTTGATCATCGTCGACAATGTGGAACGTGACCTCTCATTCCTCGATGCCTACCCTATTGAATCGATTACGATATTGAAGGATGCCGCCGCCACCGCTATCTATGGAATGCGTGGAGCCAACGGCGCAGTACTCGTAACGACCAAACGCGGAGAAACCGGTAAGACTAAAATCAACTTCACACAAGAAGTCGGCTTCCAGACTATTGCCGGAATTCCCGAAAGCCAGAATTCTTATAACTATGCGCTGAGCCGTAATCAGGCACGATACCTGGACGGATTAAGTCCCGAATATTCCGATGAAGACCTGAAATACTACCGTCGTGTCTGCAACGGTGAGCAGTTGGAAGGAATGGCCAAATACAAATACTTCAATACGAACTGGCACGACACCATGCTGCGGGATGCAGCTCCGCAATACCGTACCAACCTGTCTGTCAGCGGTGGTAATGCACGTGCACGCTACTATGTCTCCTTCTCTTATCTCCGCCAGGAAGGTTTGTTCGACACCAAATGGACGGAATGGAACGAAGGATACAGCACACAGGAAGTATTGAACCGTTACAACCTGCGTTCGAACATCGACATCGATGTAAACAAGTTTCTGAATGTATCGATGGACTTGGGCGGACGTATCGACAATATCTCCCAACCGGGCATTGACGTATGGAACCTCTTTACCTGGGGAGCCGGCGAAAATCTTCCGGTGTATCCCGTATTCTGCCCGAACGGTGAATTCTTTATGCCAACCAGCAGCGACAGTAAAAACGGTGCCGCACAAATCGCCGGACGTGGTGTGGAGCAGAACCGCCGCCGTAACCTCTATACAACCGTAACGGCTACCGGAAACCTGGATGCCCTCGTTCCCGGACTGAAAGCCAAGATGACGTTCAGTTTCGACTCTTACGAAACATTCCAGAAGGTGCAGCAAGCCGATGTCAATGTCTACTACTATAACTATATGGCTGATGTCAACGACCCGTCGGAATATACATACCAACGCATGAGAACGTACAAAGCATTGCCCAATGCCACCACTTCTCCACGTGACTATTACTATAATCTCAATATGAACGGCGGACTGGCATACGAACATACATTCGGCAAACATGCCGTCAATGCCCAGGCTTTTATCCGTACTTATCAGAATGTAGTACGCGGACAGGAATCATCCAACCGCTACCTCTCTTACAATGCACAGGCTACCTATGTATATAACAACCGGTATATCCTTTCCGGTAATATCTCCCGCATGGGCAGTGATAATTATGCCGACGGCGAACGCTTCGGAACATTCCCCGGCGGTTCCGTGGGATGGGTACTTTCCGAAGAATCATGGCTGAAGAACTCGTTCGTGAATCTCCTGAAACTCCGCGCATCCTATGGACGGGCAGGACAAGCCGTAACAGGCGTCAGCCGCTACCCGTACCAAGGTACATTCACCGAAGGAGGCGGATATAATTTCGGTACTTCCCAATCTTACACGGAAGGTGTATATGAATCGACAGCCGGCAACAAGAATATCAAATGGGAAATCTCAGATATGGCAAACTTCGGCGTTGACTTCGACTTGTGGAACAAGAAAATCTACGGTTCTGTGGACTTCTTCAAGGAATGGCGTTCCAATATTCTGGTATCCCGTTCCACCGTGCCCGGCTTATTCGGTGTAAACGCTCCGCAAGACTCTTACGGCAAGGCCGAAACGAAAGGTTTTGAGATCACTTTAGGACATAGCAACCGGATCGGTGATTTTGAATACTATATCGACGGTATGCTGACCTTCAACACCAACAAGATCACCGAAATGGATGAACTGACTCCCGATTACGCTTATCAGGCAAGAACCGGCAACCGGATCGACCAAAGCCAGCTCCTGATCTGGAAACAATGGGCCAGTAATCCCGACCTGATTCCGGAGTCGTATGAAGATGCCGTTGCCAATCCTCAGAAATATCCGTGGAACGCTGCCGGTAAATACAAGCTCGGCAATGCCGTATTCCAGGATACGAACGGCGACCGTAAAATAGACAGCTACGACAAAGTACCGACCGGATACACAAATATTCCGGAATTAATCCCGACCATCCGTTTAGGTTTCAGTTGGAAAGGTTTCGACGCACGTGCCGTGCTGACGGCTTATCTGAACCGCACCGTTCCCTGTCGCGAGAATATGGACTATGGTTTCGGCTGGGGAGGTACTTCCACTCATGAAATCACCAACACATGGGGATATTATACCGATGATCCGACAGACCCGCGCAATATCAACGCCAAATATCCGCGTTTGTCTACTTCCTTCAGTGACCTCGACCGGAACTATCCTTACAATGAGTCTACCATCTGGGTAGTCAATGGAGATTTCCTTTCATTGCGCAATGTGGAAGTCGGCTACTCACTTCCTGCACGATTGATTTCTAAAGTCAATATGACGAAATGCCGTCTTTACTTCAGCGGCTACAACCTGTGCAACTGGAGCCATCTGCCTAAAGGCTTTGATCCGGAAAACCCGACCAACTATATCTGGGCATATCCCAAGACACGTTCATTTACGTTCGGTGTGAATATCGGATTCTAA
- a CDS encoding RagB/SusD family nutrient uptake outer membrane protein gives MKKTIIYTAFWLATAGIALTSCEDIFGGFLDKQPSNELTEEEVFSQWTTTREFHFDTYNFLRHGACRINNSWMDAATDLAETSYASGGTRTSFNIGNYYASGAATELTGTWEHYYRGIRKCNMLLKNIDDVPKATDDSEEAHATYVKQYKAEAHFLRAYFYWEMFLRYGPVPLVTDVLDPDGDLLSNYTTRPSLKEYVVDFILKELKDCEEGLMDKATSAESGNPGRISQPMARALYSRVMLYMASDRFRSESGISWQQAADAAQSFMTDYGTLYGLYTTDTDPKTCYTNAILKNAHDEKNNETIFWRNDVAVGWGAIYNDTPVGEGGNGGLCPSQNLVDMYDMANGQSPFSSYDETGAPVYNGTATPAINNASGYKSNDPYSNRDPRLAATVLYNGVNWGNGIINVLKGQRDNPQGNANATPTGYYTRKYIPEVILNNNHTGSNYRNWIIIRYAEILLNYAEALNEAGGSRADVLNAIQPLRDRVGMTAKLTDRSDLQTIADRRNFIRKERTVELAFEDHRAWDVRRWNVAEKALARPIYGMEVTKENGKFVYTRKVAQNRVFTEKMYLYPIPEGEVWKTNIENNPGWNN, from the coding sequence ATGAAAAAGACAATCATATATACCGCCTTTTGGTTGGCAACCGCCGGAATCGCCCTGACTTCCTGTGAAGATATATTCGGTGGTTTTCTGGACAAACAGCCCAGCAACGAACTGACAGAAGAAGAGGTATTCAGCCAATGGACTACTACCCGTGAGTTCCATTTCGATACTTACAACTTCCTGCGCCACGGTGCCTGCCGCATCAACAACTCATGGATGGATGCAGCTACCGACTTAGCCGAAACCAGCTACGCCAGCGGCGGCACGCGTACAAGTTTCAACATCGGTAACTATTATGCCAGCGGTGCCGCCACTGAACTCACCGGCACATGGGAACACTATTACCGGGGTATCCGCAAATGCAATATGCTGTTAAAGAACATCGACGACGTGCCCAAAGCTACGGATGACTCGGAAGAAGCACACGCTACCTATGTGAAACAATACAAGGCGGAAGCTCATTTCCTCCGTGCTTATTTCTACTGGGAAATGTTTCTCCGCTACGGTCCCGTCCCCCTGGTTACAGATGTACTCGATCCGGACGGAGACTTGCTCAGCAACTATACCACCCGCCCTTCCTTGAAAGAATATGTAGTTGACTTCATTCTGAAAGAACTGAAAGATTGCGAAGAAGGATTGATGGATAAAGCTACTTCTGCCGAATCGGGCAACCCCGGACGTATCAGCCAGCCAATGGCACGTGCACTGTATTCACGTGTCATGCTCTACATGGCAAGCGACCGTTTCAGAAGTGAATCGGGTATCAGCTGGCAGCAAGCCGCCGATGCAGCGCAAAGCTTCATGACGGATTACGGAACACTCTACGGACTCTACACGACTGATACCGATCCGAAGACATGCTATACCAACGCCATCCTGAAGAACGCACATGACGAGAAAAATAATGAAACGATCTTCTGGCGTAATGATGTAGCTGTAGGATGGGGAGCGATCTATAACGATACGCCGGTAGGCGAAGGCGGCAACGGAGGTTTGTGCCCGTCACAGAATTTAGTGGATATGTACGATATGGCGAACGGACAGTCTCCTTTCAGCAGTTATGATGAAACCGGCGCCCCTGTTTATAATGGAACAGCCACTCCGGCCATCAACAATGCCAGCGGATACAAGAGCAATGATCCTTACAGCAATCGTGATCCGCGTCTGGCGGCAACCGTGCTCTACAACGGTGTGAATTGGGGGAATGGTATAATTAATGTACTCAAAGGACAACGGGATAACCCGCAAGGAAATGCAAATGCAACGCCGACCGGATACTATACCCGCAAGTATATTCCGGAAGTGATCCTGAACAATAACCATACCGGCAGCAACTACCGTAACTGGATTATCATCCGCTATGCGGAAATCTTATTGAACTACGCAGAAGCCTTGAATGAAGCTGGCGGGTCACGTGCGGACGTACTGAATGCCATCCAGCCTCTCCGCGACCGTGTAGGGATGACTGCCAAACTCACAGACCGCAGCGATCTTCAGACCATTGCCGACCGCCGTAACTTCATCCGCAAGGAACGTACCGTCGAACTCGCTTTTGAAGATCATCGCGCATGGGACGTACGTCGCTGGAATGTAGCGGAAAAAGCATTGGCACGTCCTATCTACGGAATGGAGGTTACCAAGGAAAACGGAAAGTTTGTCTATACACGTAAAGTTGCCCAGAACCGGGTATTTACGGAGAAAATGTATCTCTACCCGATACCGGAAGGAGAAGTATGGAAAACGAATATCGAAAACAACCCGGGTTGGAACAATTAA